ACCACTACGTCGCGGCCGCGCAGGCCAGCACCGTCGGGAAGAAGTGAGGGCCAGCGCCATGTCGACCCCGCCCGGCGAGCCGCCGAAGCTGATCCTGCCCGGTCAGACCGTGCCCAACGCCAACCAGCAGCTCTACGTCACCAACTCCAGCGGCGCCGTGCAGAGGACGGTCACGGTCGCTCCCGCGCAGCGCACCGACCCCGGCTTCTACAAGCGGCTGATCGCCGGGCTGAACCCGCTGCGGCAGACCACCAGGGCCGCGATGGCGATGTCCGGCCTCGGCATCGCCGCGCTCGCGCTGGACGTGGCCGCCACGCTCAACCTCGGCAACCCGTTCCTGTTCTACTCCCGCCGCGAGCAGTGGAAGGACATGTCCGGCCTGCTGGAGGGCACCAGGTCCGACCTGTGGCGCTCCTTCTTCGACGACATCGCGCCCAACTGGCACGGCCAGGCCGTGACGATGCTCCAGCAGTACGTCCGGTTCAACGTCAACGGCCTCTACAGCCAGCTCGGCAAGATCTCCGACGAGATGAGCGGCGCCATGCACGGCCAGTACAAGGAGGTGCTGGAGTACGACCTGTCGGTGTTCGGCCTGTACGCCACCTCGGCCCCCATCCTGCGCACCGTCGCCGCCATGAGCTTCCACCCGGTCGGCCGGGTCGCCCTGATGACCCAGGTCGGCCTGTTCATGAGCGCGGCCGGCAACATGGTCAAGCAGTTCGCCGACGTCTACAACTCCTATGAGGGCGACCTCAACAAGCTGGAGCTGAAGCTCAACGACCTGAGGGGAGCCTTCTACAAGTCGGGGAACCCGGAGATGGGGGCGCGCGACCTCCACCTGTCTCCCATGATCGAGGACCCGGCCCGCGTGGACGACTTCTGGATCCCCGCGTCCAAGGACGCCGGATGAGGCACGTCGACGCGTTCGGCACGGGCCGGGAGGGCGACCTCTCGGGCCTGCTGGCCGAGGCGGGCCGCTGGGCCGGTTCCCTCGCCGGTGCGCTGGGCGAGTTGGAGGAGCAGCGCCTGGCGGGTGCCGACCCGTCGGGAGCCGTCCGCGCGGAGGTGTCCGGCACCGGCCGGCTGCGCGCGCTGACCATCGACCCGCGGGGGCTGCGCGACCTCGACCACGACCAGCTCGCCCAGGCCGTCCAGGAGGCCATCGTCGCGGCACACCAGGCGATGGGTGACCGGCTGACGGAGGTCGTCCAGGAGCTCGCGGGCCCGGCCGCGGCGGCCGGAGGAGGCGCGGACCCGTTGGAGGCCCACGTACGCGACCTGCTGCGAGGAGAGTGAGCGTGGAGGACCTCAACGAGGCGCAGGCGAGGCTGGACGCGCTGATCGCCGCCGCCGAACGGGCCGAGGCGCGGGTGGAGGAGTGGAGCGCGGGGGAGTTCACCGGCCGGGCCGACGAGGGCGGGATCGTGGCCACCGCCGACGCTCTCGGCGTCCTGGTGCGGCTGGAGATCTCTCCGCGGAGCAGGCGACGGCTGGACGCCACGGGGCTGGCCGACGCGATCCTGGCGGCGGTCACGGCGGCGGAGGAGGCGGCGGCGGCCGTCAGGGACGAGCTGATGGCGGATCTCCGCGCCACCTCCGGCGCGCCGGAGGCCGGTCCACCGCGGCCCAGGGGGTGATGACCCGTATGCACACCCTGACCGCATACACCCCACGATTGCGCAGATGATCCACGGACGCTACTTTGCTGCACGTTCATCACTCCAGGACGGAGCAGCCGGTGCAGGAGTTCGGGGACTTCGCGAACATCGATATTGACAAGCTTCTGAAGACCGCCGACGGGCAGTTCGCCCGCATGGAGGAACTGCAGAAGACCATGAGCACCGTGGTCGGGCGGGCGCAGGACGAGGACGGGCTCGTCACGGCCGAGTACGCCGCCGAGGGCTTGCGGGAGCTGGACCTGCATCCCAAGGCGATGCGGCTGGGCTCGTCGGAGCTGGCCGAGAAGGTCAAGCAGGTGGTGCGTGACGCCTCCGAGGACCTCCAGCAGAAGATCAGTGAGGCGATGGGCGAGGTCTTCGGCGAGGAGGACAACCCGATGCGCTTCATCAAGGACCCGGACGCGGCGCTGGAGCAGGTCCGAAGCGCCGAGGCCGCCTACAACCGCACCTTCGAGGACGTCATGGGCGAACTCGACCGCATCCGCCGCCGCCTCGACCTCTGACAGCACCCGGCCGGGCGGCGGCGTGACGGCTCAGGTCGCCACGGTGCCGCTCGGGGCGCCGGGCGCCTGAACCGTGGTGTCGTCGGTCGTGTCGCTCGTGGTGTCGGACGTGCGGGTCGTGGTGCTGGGCGACGTCCTGGGCAGGCCTGCTGTGCCGGGCATGCCCTCCTGCGGCAGACCCTCCAGGTACACCTGCGTGAAGTCGGGCGCGTTCTCCGGAGTGGCCTGCTTGGTCAGCTCCTGCGCCTTTTGGGAGGCGAGCAGGGAGGCCGCTCCGACGGCCACACCCGCG
The Nonomuraea muscovyensis genome window above contains:
- a CDS encoding YbaB/EbfC family nucleoid-associated protein; the encoded protein is MRHVDAFGTGREGDLSGLLAEAGRWAGSLAGALGELEEQRLAGADPSGAVRAEVSGTGRLRALTIDPRGLRDLDHDQLAQAVQEAIVAAHQAMGDRLTEVVQELAGPAAAAGGGADPLEAHVRDLLRGE
- a CDS encoding YbaB/EbfC family nucleoid-associated protein, encoding MEDLNEAQARLDALIAAAERAEARVEEWSAGEFTGRADEGGIVATADALGVLVRLEISPRSRRRLDATGLADAILAAVTAAEEAAAAVRDELMADLRATSGAPEAGPPRPRG
- a CDS encoding YbaB/EbfC family nucleoid-associated protein, which encodes MQEFGDFANIDIDKLLKTADGQFARMEELQKTMSTVVGRAQDEDGLVTAEYAAEGLRELDLHPKAMRLGSSELAEKVKQVVRDASEDLQQKISEAMGEVFGEEDNPMRFIKDPDAALEQVRSAEAAYNRTFEDVMGELDRIRRRLDL